A single Sphingopyxis chilensis DNA region contains:
- a CDS encoding polyphosphate kinase 2 family protein produces the protein MSISLSEFETGAKYDGDYSAAIAALEDRLERLQAAHIIHAQRSVIMIEGWDAAGKGGIIQRLTACLDARYFEVWPIGAPTDEEKARHFLWRFWKRLPGNREISIFDRSWYGRVLVERVEGFASEAEWRKGYDEINEFEAQLTGSRTNLVKLFVHVTQEEQDKRFADRLDDPWKRWKTGTEDYRNRAKRNDYLAAMDEMFAQTNTRWAPWKVIDGNNKKAARIAALTYIIETLEAAVPMTPPDLDPAVVKLASKAFGYRPKD, from the coding sequence ATGAGCATTTCCCTTTCCGAATTTGAAACCGGCGCCAAATATGACGGCGATTATTCCGCGGCTATCGCGGCGCTCGAAGACCGGCTCGAGCGGCTACAGGCCGCGCATATCATCCACGCCCAGCGCAGCGTCATCATGATCGAGGGCTGGGACGCAGCGGGGAAGGGCGGGATCATCCAGCGGCTGACCGCATGCCTCGACGCGCGCTATTTCGAGGTGTGGCCCATCGGCGCGCCGACCGACGAGGAAAAGGCACGCCATTTCCTCTGGCGCTTCTGGAAGCGCCTGCCCGGCAACCGCGAAATCTCGATCTTCGACCGCAGCTGGTATGGGCGCGTGCTTGTCGAGCGCGTCGAGGGCTTCGCGAGCGAGGCCGAATGGCGCAAGGGCTATGACGAGATCAACGAGTTCGAGGCGCAGCTGACCGGCAGCCGCACCAACCTCGTCAAATTGTTCGTCCATGTCACGCAGGAGGAACAGGACAAGCGCTTCGCCGACCGGCTTGACGACCCGTGGAAACGGTGGAAGACCGGCACCGAGGACTATCGCAACCGGGCGAAGCGCAATGACTATCTCGCCGCAATGGATGAGATGTTCGCGCAGACGAACACGCGCTGGGCGCCGTGGAAGGTGATCGATGGCAACAACAAGAAGGCGGCACGGATCGCGGCGCTGACTTATATCATCGAAACGCTTGAGGCGGCGGTGCCGATGACGCCGCCCGATCTCGACCCCGCGGTCGTGAAGCTCGCGAGCAAGGCGTTCGGCTACAGGCCTAAAGACTAG
- a CDS encoding RNA degradosome polyphosphate kinase encodes MSIAGGPLRADNDPDTAGPDFGPERFFNRELSWLAFNRRVMEEARNPAHPLLERLRFLSISGSNLDEFFMVRVAGLKGQQLQGIDDPSADGRSPGQQLAEIEAEVNRLVDQQQSEWQLLHRQLGEQGIVVHGAGSDKDALRAALRQYFIDQIFPILTPQVLDPAHPFPFIPNRGLGVIFDLQRKANGETVRELVMIPASLARFVPVPGQVSSFVPIEYLIELFGDLLFPGFTIRSLGVFRIIRDSDIELEEEAEDLVRLFRTAIRRRRRGRVILLELEADMPGEIAEVLNADIQGHEAIVAKIGGFIGLAALSPLVDVDRPDLKFPAYSPRFPERIREHGGDCFAAIRSKDIVVHHPYESFDVVLSFLRQAAADPDVVAIKQTLYRAGNQSPVIRALIEAAEAGKSVTAVVELKARFDEEQNLLWANQLERAGVQVVYGFIEWKTHAKISMVVRREGQGYRTYCHFGTGNYHPVTARIYTDLSFFTADPRAGRDAAQLFNYITGYVEPERLDLITMSPLNMRAHLSQLIDSEIAAAKAGAPSGVWAKMNSLVDPDIIDKLYEASAVGVPVELIVRGICCLRPGVPGLSETIRVKSVVGRFLEHSRVWAFANGAPLPHRGAKLYISSADWMPRNFDRRVEYMIPIENPTVHDQILDQVLVANLIDNEQSWILQPDGTYMRVAPGDKPFNLHHYFMNNPSLSGRGTALHQRQDVPTLAFDMRED; translated from the coding sequence ATGTCGATAGCCGGTGGACCTCTTCGCGCCGACAATGATCCCGATACGGCGGGGCCGGATTTCGGGCCGGAGCGCTTTTTCAACCGCGAACTTTCCTGGCTCGCCTTCAACCGGCGGGTGATGGAGGAGGCGCGCAATCCCGCGCATCCGCTGCTCGAACGCCTCCGCTTCCTGTCGATTTCGGGCAGCAACCTCGACGAATTCTTCATGGTCCGTGTCGCGGGGCTCAAGGGGCAGCAGCTCCAGGGGATCGACGACCCCTCCGCCGACGGCCGCTCGCCGGGGCAGCAACTCGCAGAGATCGAGGCCGAGGTGAACCGCCTCGTCGATCAGCAACAGAGCGAATGGCAGTTGCTCCATCGCCAACTCGGCGAACAGGGCATCGTCGTCCACGGCGCGGGATCGGACAAGGACGCGCTCCGCGCCGCGCTGCGTCAATATTTCATCGACCAGATCTTTCCGATCCTGACCCCGCAGGTGCTCGATCCCGCGCACCCCTTTCCCTTCATCCCCAACCGCGGCCTCGGCGTCATCTTCGACCTTCAGCGCAAGGCGAACGGAGAGACGGTGCGCGAACTGGTGATGATCCCCGCCTCGCTGGCGCGCTTTGTGCCGGTGCCGGGCCAGGTGAGCAGCTTCGTGCCGATCGAATATCTGATCGAGCTGTTCGGCGACCTGCTGTTCCCCGGTTTCACGATCCGCTCGCTCGGCGTGTTCCGTATCATCCGCGACAGCGATATCGAGCTGGAGGAAGAGGCCGAGGATCTCGTGCGCCTGTTCCGCACCGCGATCCGCCGCCGCCGTCGTGGCCGTGTCATTCTGCTTGAGCTGGAGGCCGACATGCCCGGCGAAATCGCCGAGGTCTTGAACGCCGATATCCAGGGACACGAGGCGATCGTCGCCAAGATCGGCGGTTTCATTGGCCTCGCGGCGCTGTCGCCGCTCGTCGACGTCGATCGTCCCGACCTGAAATTCCCGGCCTATTCGCCCCGCTTCCCCGAACGTATCCGCGAACATGGCGGCGACTGTTTCGCTGCGATCCGCTCGAAGGACATCGTCGTCCATCATCCCTATGAAAGCTTCGACGTCGTCCTCTCCTTCCTGCGGCAGGCCGCCGCAGATCCCGACGTCGTCGCGATCAAGCAGACGCTTTATCGCGCGGGCAACCAGTCCCCGGTCATCCGCGCGCTAATCGAGGCGGCCGAGGCCGGCAAGTCGGTCACCGCAGTCGTCGAGCTCAAGGCGCGCTTCGACGAGGAGCAGAATCTGCTTTGGGCGAACCAGCTCGAACGCGCCGGGGTGCAGGTTGTCTACGGCTTCATCGAGTGGAAGACGCACGCCAAGATTTCGATGGTCGTCCGCCGCGAGGGGCAGGGGTATCGCACCTATTGTCACTTCGGCACCGGCAATTATCATCCGGTCACCGCACGCATCTATACCGATCTCAGCTTCTTCACCGCCGATCCGCGCGCGGGCCGCGATGCGGCGCAGCTGTTCAACTACATTACCGGTTATGTCGAGCCCGAACGGCTCGACCTGATCACCATGTCGCCGCTCAACATGCGCGCGCATCTCAGCCAACTGATCGACTCCGAAATCGCCGCGGCGAAGGCGGGGGCGCCCTCGGGGGTGTGGGCGAAGATGAACAGCCTCGTCGACCCTGACATTATCGACAAGCTTTATGAAGCGAGCGCCGTGGGCGTCCCGGTGGAACTGATCGTGCGCGGCATCTGTTGCCTCCGCCCCGGCGTGCCCGGTCTTTCCGAAACGATCCGCGTCAAGTCGGTCGTCGGCCGCTTCCTCGAGCACAGCCGCGTCTGGGCCTTCGCGAACGGCGCGCCGCTGCCGCATCGCGGCGCCAAACTCTATATCAGCAGCGCCGACTGGATGCCGCGCAACTTCGACCGCCGCGTCGAATATATGATCCCGATCGAAAATCCGACGGTGCACGACCAGATTTTGGATCAGGTGCTTGTTGCGAACCTCATCGACAATGAACAAAGCTGGATATTGCAGCCTGACGGCACTTATATGCGCGTCGCTCCGGGAGACAAGCCTTTCAACTTACACCATTATTTCATGAATAACCCGTCGCTGTCGGGTCGCGGAACCGCGCTCCACCAGCGCCAGGACGTTCCCACGCTCGCCTTTGACATGCGTGAAGATTGA
- a CDS encoding J domain-containing protein has protein sequence MSRAKRSDDWGFPRWRPYGSSREAQKIRLCDRHGCTNPGNCPAPKSPNSPERWYFCETHAAEYNRGWDYFEGLSAEDAAARAAEEARGANSYARAQHYAWGGSGDGSRSADEMRALEILDLKPDADFEATKKAWRALAKECHPDVKPGDADAAKRFTAGQAAFEVLKQAEERRSWKPA, from the coding sequence ATGAGCCGCGCCAAGAGATCCGACGACTGGGGTTTTCCCCGCTGGCGCCCTTATGGCTCGTCGCGCGAAGCGCAAAAGATACGTCTGTGCGACCGCCACGGCTGCACGAACCCCGGCAACTGTCCGGCACCCAAGTCGCCGAACAGCCCCGAACGCTGGTATTTCTGCGAAACCCACGCCGCCGAATATAATCGCGGATGGGACTATTTTGAGGGATTGAGCGCCGAAGACGCTGCCGCTCGCGCCGCCGAGGAAGCACGCGGGGCGAATAGCTATGCACGCGCACAGCATTATGCCTGGGGCGGGTCGGGCGACGGCAGCCGCAGCGCCGACGAAATGCGCGCGCTCGAAATCCTCGACCTCAAACCTGACGCCGATTTCGAGGCGACCAAAAAGGCATGGCGCGCGCTTGCGAAGGAATGCCACCCCGACGTCAAGCCCGGCGACGCCGACGCGGCGAAACGTTTCACGGCAGGGCAGGCGGCGTTCGAGGTGTTAAAGCAGGCTGAAGAGCGGAGGAGCTGGAAGCCGGCGTAA
- the rnd gene encoding ribonuclease D produces MQVHPLIETNAALVEFCDLIRSSDFIAVDTEFMRENTFWPELCLIQVADRDHAAAIDPMAPNIDLKPLLDLLVDNEDMLKVFHAGGQDVEIIFNLTGKTPHPIFDTQIGQMALGQAEQVGYSNLVEAWIGLQLDKGARFTDWSRRPLDKRQIDYAIGDVTHLAKIFPMMLDKLIKTGRGHWLDEEMEKLADPANYSVDPDKAWQRIKIPTRKADVLGRLQALAAWREREARNKNLPRGRIVKDETLADLAAHPPKDQDGLGRVRGLSATWRTNDIGGRLMDAIANAKPMSKDDMPDRAPRGPGLGKEGTLVADLLKLLLKIRARELNVAARLIARSDDLEALAAGARDGIQMMQGWRYDVFGHAALDLVEGRMGFAVKNGKLVMSEIDAAAAAEV; encoded by the coding sequence ATGCAAGTCCATCCGTTGATCGAAACCAACGCCGCGCTCGTCGAATTCTGCGACCTCATTCGCAGCAGCGATTTCATCGCCGTCGATACCGAATTCATGCGCGAAAACACTTTCTGGCCAGAGCTTTGCCTGATCCAGGTGGCCGACCGCGACCATGCCGCGGCGATCGATCCGATGGCACCGAACATCGATTTGAAGCCGCTGCTCGACCTGCTCGTCGACAATGAGGATATGTTGAAGGTCTTTCACGCGGGCGGGCAGGATGTCGAAATCATCTTTAACCTGACCGGCAAGACCCCGCACCCGATCTTCGACACCCAGATCGGTCAGATGGCGCTCGGACAAGCTGAGCAGGTCGGCTATTCGAACCTCGTCGAGGCGTGGATCGGCCTGCAACTCGACAAGGGCGCGCGCTTCACCGACTGGAGCCGGCGCCCGCTCGACAAGCGCCAGATCGACTATGCGATCGGCGACGTCACGCACCTCGCAAAGATTTTCCCGATGATGCTCGACAAGCTGATCAAGACCGGGCGCGGACATTGGCTCGACGAGGAAATGGAAAAGCTCGCCGATCCCGCGAACTACAGCGTCGATCCCGACAAGGCATGGCAACGAATCAAGATTCCGACGCGCAAAGCCGATGTGCTCGGCCGGCTGCAGGCGCTTGCCGCGTGGCGCGAACGCGAGGCACGGAACAAGAATCTGCCGCGCGGGCGCATCGTCAAGGACGAAACGCTCGCCGACCTCGCCGCGCATCCGCCGAAGGATCAGGACGGGCTGGGCCGCGTGCGCGGGCTGTCTGCGACGTGGCGGACGAACGATATCGGCGGCCGGCTGATGGACGCGATCGCAAACGCCAAGCCGATGTCGAAGGACGATATGCCCGACCGCGCACCGCGCGGTCCGGGGCTGGGCAAGGAAGGGACGCTCGTCGCCGACCTGCTCAAGCTGCTGCTCAAGATCCGCGCACGCGAACTTAATGTCGCGGCGCGGCTGATCGCGCGCAGCGACGATCTGGAGGCGCTTGCGGCAGGCGCACGCGACGGCATCCAGATGATGCAGGGCTGGCGCTACGACGTGTTCGGACACGCGGCGCTCGACCTTGTCGAAGGGCGGATGGGCTTCGCCGTCAAGAACGGCAAGCTGGTGATGAGCGAGATCGACGCCGCAGCCGCGGCCGAAGTCTAA
- a CDS encoding alpha/beta hydrolase yields MSEPREHRLETPEGDICWFEWGTPGRGASLLLLHATGFHARLWDRVVAALPAGTHVIAPDHRGHGRSYRPTTLANWAATADVLLPLLDGLGGHPLVGCGHSMGAYILTRLASQRPAAFGYLILIDPVIMDPALYEGESAKPIPEPADHPVARRRNVWTDAEEMRARFADRPPYANWEPGALDDYCAYGLVPAADGDGLELACPPALEASVYQNALRTNPHEWLHYLSVPSTLIRAPTGERGGPLDFSLSPTWTGLGPAIGAERDELWTEHSHFIPMEAPARVAALLAGHL; encoded by the coding sequence ATGAGCGAGCCCCGGGAGCACCGGCTGGAAACGCCGGAAGGCGATATCTGCTGGTTCGAATGGGGAACGCCGGGGCGGGGCGCTTCGCTGCTTTTGCTCCACGCGACGGGCTTTCATGCGCGGCTGTGGGATCGGGTCGTCGCGGCGCTACCGGCGGGCACGCACGTCATCGCGCCTGATCACCGCGGACATGGGCGCAGCTATCGGCCCACGACGCTCGCCAACTGGGCGGCGACCGCCGACGTGCTGCTGCCGCTGCTCGACGGGCTTGGCGGCCACCCGCTCGTCGGCTGCGGGCACAGTATGGGTGCCTATATATTGACCCGGCTCGCGTCGCAGCGGCCTGCAGCTTTCGGCTACCTGATCCTCATCGATCCGGTGATCATGGACCCGGCGCTTTACGAGGGCGAGAGTGCCAAGCCGATTCCCGAACCCGCCGATCATCCCGTCGCGCGCCGGCGCAATGTCTGGACTGACGCCGAGGAGATGCGCGCGCGTTTTGCCGACCGGCCGCCATATGCGAACTGGGAACCGGGTGCCCTCGACGATTATTGCGCCTACGGACTGGTTCCGGCAGCCGATGGCGACGGGTTGGAGCTTGCCTGCCCGCCAGCGCTCGAGGCTTCGGTCTATCAAAATGCGCTGCGCACCAACCCGCATGAGTGGCTGCACTATCTTTCGGTGCCTTCGACCTTGATCCGTGCCCCGACCGGCGAGCGCGGTGGCCCGCTCGATTTTTCGCTGAGCCCGACCTGGACCGGCCTTGGTCCGGCGATCGGCGCCGAACGTGACGAACTATGGACCGAACACAGCCATTTCATCCCGATGGAAGCGCCGGCGCGCGTCGCCGCTCTTCTCGCCGGACATCTCTGA
- a CDS encoding Ppx/GppA family phosphatase codes for MSFLRTSRQAVSRSAVIDIGSNSVRIVVYEGPSRAPAVIFNEKVAAGLGRGLAIDGRIAAEDAERGLVALRRYALLAKHMDVKTIQCVATAAVRDAANGPDFIAAAAEAGLEIRLLSGEEEAEAAGHGVLSAIPDARGIAVDLGGGSLELAEVSDGRVGRCVSFPLGVLRLPALRKDGEQAFERAIRKMLRAAGWPGDGLTGLPLYLVGGSWRALSRLDLELTKDPLAVLDQHTLPRGALRRLIRATKRLSFEELRAIPGMASNRAAALPDAAALLAALVNILDVPEMTVSSSGLREGLLYQALDAETRAQDPLIVAAEFEGRRLARFAPHGRAIADWITPLFADEAPADSRVRLAASLLSDVAWSANPDFRAERGTEIGLHGNWRSIDIPGRILLARALYAGFGGADAEFPAMGTLVSQERLARARQWGLAIRLAQRLTGGVEAPLKASGIALVDGRLRLSLAAGWHHLAGESVERRLRVLAQALDAKPELVLL; via the coding sequence TTGAGTTTCCTGCGCACCTCCCGACAAGCGGTCAGCCGGTCCGCCGTCATCGATATCGGTTCGAACTCGGTCCGCATAGTCGTTTATGAAGGCCCGTCGCGCGCGCCCGCGGTGATTTTCAACGAAAAGGTCGCCGCCGGCCTCGGCCGCGGCCTCGCGATCGACGGCCGCATCGCGGCCGAAGATGCCGAACGCGGCCTCGTCGCGCTTCGTCGCTATGCCCTGCTTGCGAAGCATATGGACGTGAAGACGATCCAGTGCGTCGCCACCGCCGCCGTGCGCGACGCGGCGAACGGTCCCGACTTCATCGCCGCGGCGGCCGAAGCCGGCCTTGAAATCCGGCTGCTCTCGGGCGAGGAGGAGGCCGAAGCCGCCGGGCATGGTGTGCTTTCGGCGATTCCCGACGCGCGCGGCATCGCGGTCGATCTGGGGGGCGGCAGCCTCGAACTGGCCGAGGTTTCGGACGGGCGGGTCGGCCGCTGCGTCTCCTTCCCGCTAGGCGTGCTCCGCCTGCCGGCGCTGCGCAAGGATGGCGAACAGGCGTTCGAGCGGGCGATCCGCAAGATGCTCCGCGCCGCCGGTTGGCCCGGTGACGGACTCACCGGGCTGCCGCTCTACCTCGTGGGCGGTTCGTGGCGCGCGCTCTCGCGCCTCGACCTCGAGCTGACCAAGGACCCGCTCGCGGTGCTCGATCAGCACACGCTGCCGCGCGGCGCGCTTCGCCGACTGATCCGCGCGACCAAAAGGCTGAGCTTCGAGGAATTGCGCGCGATTCCCGGCATGGCGTCGAACCGCGCGGCGGCCTTGCCCGATGCGGCGGCGCTGCTCGCGGCGCTCGTCAACATCCTCGACGTGCCCGAAATGACCGTTTCGTCTTCGGGGCTTCGCGAAGGGCTGCTCTATCAGGCGCTCGATGCCGAAACGCGCGCGCAGGATCCGCTGATCGTCGCCGCCGAATTCGAAGGCCGTCGTCTCGCTCGCTTTGCCCCACACGGCCGCGCGATCGCCGACTGGATCACACCGCTCTTTGCCGACGAGGCGCCGGCCGACAGCCGGGTGCGACTCGCCGCGAGTCTGCTCAGCGACGTCGCCTGGTCGGCGAACCCCGATTTCCGCGCCGAACGCGGTACAGAAATCGGCCTGCACGGCAACTGGCGCAGCATCGACATACCGGGACGAATCCTGCTCGCCCGCGCGCTTTACGCGGGCTTCGGCGGTGCCGATGCCGAATTTCCCGCGATGGGCACACTCGTTTCGCAGGAACGGCTCGCCCGCGCGCGGCAATGGGGTCTCGCGATCCGCCTTGCGCAGCGACTGACCGGCGGCGTCGAGGCTCCGCTCAAGGCGAGCGGGATCGCGCTTGTCGATGGCAGGTTGCGGCTGTCTCTCGCGGCCGGATGGCATCATCTGGCCGGCGAATCGGTCGAACGCCGCCTGCGCGTTCTCGCGCAGGCGCTCGATGCCAAGCCTGAGCTTGTGCTGCTTTAG
- the aspS gene encoding aspartate--tRNA ligase, whose product MHAYRTHNCGQLRADDVGQTVRVSGWVHRKRDHGGLLFVDLRDHYGLTQIVADSSDAAFATLDGLRVESVVTITGEVVARSPETINANLPTGAIEVRAREVTVQSAAVELPMPVAGEQDYPEDIRLKYRFLDLRRERLHANIMLRSNVIASLRRRMVEQGFTEYQTPILTASSPEGARDYLVPSRVHPGKFYALPQAPQMFKQLLMVAGFDRYFQIAPCFRDEDARADRSPGEFYQLDFEMSFVTQDDVFGAIEPVLAGVFEEFANGKSVTPAGSFPRIPYRESMLKYGNDKPDLRNPLIITDVSAHFTGSGFGRFADIVAAGDVVRAIPAPATAEKSRKFFDDMNSWAQGEGFAGLGYATRKGGEWGGPIAKNHGPENMDALAVELGLGPDDGLFFAAGKEGVAAKLAGFARTRVAEQLELIDPNKFEMCWIVDFPMFEADEDTGKIDFSHNPFSMPQGELEALETKDPLDILAWQYDIVCNGVELSSGAIRNHRPDIMYKAFEIAGYSQADVDANFSGMINAFKFGAPPHGGSAPGVDRIVMLLADEPNIREVVVFPMNQKAEDLMMGAPAPVSDKQLKELGIRIVDGPKS is encoded by the coding sequence ATGCACGCCTATCGGACCCATAATTGCGGCCAGCTTCGCGCCGACGACGTCGGCCAGACGGTACGCGTATCGGGCTGGGTGCATCGCAAGCGCGATCATGGCGGCCTGCTGTTCGTCGATCTGCGCGATCACTATGGCCTGACCCAGATCGTCGCGGACTCGAGCGACGCGGCGTTCGCCACGCTCGACGGGTTGCGCGTCGAAAGCGTCGTGACGATCACCGGCGAGGTCGTCGCGCGCTCGCCCGAAACGATCAACGCCAACCTGCCCACCGGCGCGATCGAAGTGCGCGCGCGCGAGGTTACCGTCCAGTCGGCGGCGGTCGAACTGCCGATGCCGGTCGCGGGCGAACAGGACTATCCCGAGGATATCCGTCTGAAATATCGCTTCCTCGACCTGCGCCGCGAACGCCTGCACGCGAACATCATGCTGCGCTCGAATGTGATCGCGTCGCTCCGCCGCCGCATGGTCGAACAGGGCTTTACCGAATATCAGACGCCGATCCTGACCGCCTCGTCGCCCGAGGGTGCGCGCGATTATCTGGTGCCGAGCCGCGTCCACCCCGGCAAATTCTATGCGCTGCCGCAGGCGCCGCAAATGTTCAAGCAGCTGCTGATGGTTGCGGGCTTCGACCGCTATTTCCAGATCGCGCCCTGCTTCCGCGATGAAGATGCGCGCGCCGACCGCTCGCCCGGCGAATTCTACCAGCTCGACTTCGAAATGAGCTTCGTCACGCAGGACGATGTGTTCGGCGCGATCGAACCCGTGCTCGCGGGCGTTTTCGAGGAATTTGCAAACGGCAAGTCGGTGACCCCGGCGGGCTCGTTTCCGCGCATCCCCTACCGCGAATCGATGCTGAAATATGGCAATGACAAGCCTGACCTGCGCAATCCGCTGATCATCACCGACGTCTCGGCGCATTTCACCGGGTCGGGCTTTGGCCGCTTTGCCGACATCGTCGCGGCGGGCGACGTCGTGCGCGCGATCCCGGCGCCCGCAACTGCGGAGAAGAGCCGCAAATTCTTCGACGATATGAACAGCTGGGCGCAGGGTGAGGGCTTTGCCGGCCTCGGCTATGCGACGCGCAAGGGCGGTGAATGGGGTGGCCCGATCGCCAAGAACCACGGTCCGGAAAACATGGATGCACTTGCGGTCGAACTCGGCCTCGGCCCCGACGACGGGCTGTTCTTTGCGGCGGGCAAGGAAGGGGTCGCGGCGAAGCTCGCAGGCTTTGCACGGACGCGCGTCGCCGAACAGCTCGAACTGATCGATCCGAACAAGTTCGAAATGTGCTGGATCGTCGACTTCCCGATGTTCGAGGCCGACGAGGACACGGGCAAGATCGATTTCAGCCACAACCCGTTCAGCATGCCGCAGGGCGAGCTCGAAGCGCTCGAAACCAAGGACCCGCTCGACATCCTCGCCTGGCAGTATGACATCGTCTGCAACGGCGTCGAACTGTCGTCAGGCGCGATCCGGAACCATCGCCCCGACATCATGTACAAGGCGTTCGAAATCGCGGGTTACAGCCAGGCCGACGTCGATGCGAATTTCAGCGGCATGATCAACGCCTTCAAGTTCGGCGCGCCGCCGCACGGCGGCTCGGCACCGGGTGTCGATCGCATCGTGATGCTGCTCGCCGACGAACCGAACATCCGCGAAGTCGTCGTCTTCCCGATGAACCAGAAGGCCGAAGACCTGATGATGGGCGCGCCCGCGCCGGTCAGCGACAAGCAGCTCAAGGAACTTGGTATCCGCATCGTCGACGGCCCCAAGAGTTAA
- a CDS encoding FAD-binding protein has product MPIVKLGEEGRWTNYHGTGTCEAATRFALRSGDAERGRDEIAIAAKAVQAWLAEAAAARRRVRPLGAGWSPSNINISSQSWLLHTRRFNRCFRIGAEDVRPGVDAAALMLVEAGALVDEVSDKFEAQGRSLWTSGAGNGQTFAGACATGTHGSMIARGGIQDHIRAVQVVTSGGVHWIEPEAGVMSDAFIAATGSTPMRDDEIFAAAQLPVGALGIITALVVDSVPKFLVRPIQNLRKVDCAALDWLSAGDFRRFSATYALDRDPDFVQMIVNPYKPFKRPAMLRFLYREPWRDDYLRATPGQLGAGYDALSLLGRLLNDYPWARGALLQFAMKQGYASGPDVDAPAVYGSWGEGLDTHRPLADLFNASVTIDRADLARAFERICAVYARHGGSTVVTVRFMERAQGLLAPARFLHNAVIDFDGPRSPRTADAYARVVECLDAEGVAFTRHWAKSCRLDALRVAADYEEDFRRWRAARDRLLPDPGHRALFGSEVLDGLGLTC; this is encoded by the coding sequence ATGCCGATCGTCAAACTGGGCGAGGAGGGACGCTGGACCAATTATCATGGCACCGGGACCTGCGAGGCGGCGACACGCTTCGCGCTGCGCAGCGGCGATGCGGAGCGCGGGCGCGACGAGATCGCGATCGCGGCGAAGGCGGTACAGGCCTGGCTCGCCGAGGCCGCCGCCGCACGCCGGCGCGTCCGACCGCTCGGCGCGGGCTGGTCGCCATCGAACATCAATATCAGCTCGCAGAGCTGGCTGCTGCATACGCGCCGGTTCAACCGTTGCTTCCGTATCGGCGCCGAAGATGTACGGCCGGGCGTCGATGCGGCGGCCTTGATGCTCGTCGAGGCGGGCGCGCTCGTCGATGAAGTGTCCGACAAGTTCGAAGCGCAAGGCCGCTCGCTGTGGACCAGCGGCGCGGGCAACGGGCAGACCTTTGCCGGGGCCTGCGCGACCGGCACCCACGGCTCGATGATCGCGCGCGGGGGTATCCAGGACCATATCCGCGCGGTGCAGGTCGTGACGTCCGGCGGCGTCCACTGGATTGAACCCGAAGCCGGCGTGATGAGCGACGCTTTCATCGCCGCGACCGGATCGACCCCGATGCGCGATGACGAGATATTCGCCGCGGCGCAGCTTCCCGTCGGCGCGCTCGGGATTATCACCGCGCTCGTCGTCGATAGCGTGCCCAAATTCCTGGTTCGCCCGATCCAGAATCTTCGCAAGGTCGACTGCGCCGCGCTCGACTGGCTTTCGGCAGGCGATTTCAGGCGCTTCTCGGCGACCTATGCACTCGATCGGGACCCCGATTTCGTCCAGATGATCGTCAATCCCTACAAGCCGTTCAAACGGCCCGCGATGCTCCGCTTCCTCTATCGCGAGCCTTGGCGTGACGATTATCTGCGCGCGACGCCCGGCCAACTCGGCGCGGGGTACGACGCGCTCAGCCTGCTCGGCCGGCTGCTCAATGACTATCCGTGGGCGCGCGGCGCGTTGCTGCAATTCGCGATGAAACAGGGCTATGCCAGCGGCCCCGACGTCGATGCGCCCGCCGTCTATGGCAGCTGGGGGGAGGGGCTTGATACGCACCGGCCGCTCGCTGACCTGTTCAACGCCTCGGTCACCATCGACCGTGCCGACCTTGCGCGCGCCTTCGAACGCATCTGCGCGGTTTACGCGCGTCACGGCGGCTCGACCGTCGTCACCGTGCGCTTCATGGAGCGCGCGCAGGGCTTGCTCGCGCCTGCGCGCTTCCTTCACAATGCCGTGATCGATTTCGATGGTCCGCGCAGCCCGCGCACCGCCGATGCCTATGCGCGCGTCGTTGAATGCCTCGATGCCGAGGGGGTCGCCTTCACGCGGCACTGGGCGAAAAGCTGCCGCCTCGACGCGCTGCGCGTTGCTGCCGACTATGAGGAGGATTTCCGGCGCTGGCGCGCTGCGCGTGATCGGCTGCTCCCGGATCCCGGGCATCGCGCCCTGTTCGGCAGCGAGGTTCTCGACGGGCTGGGCCTGACCTGTTGA